Within the Prevotella scopos JCM 17725 genome, the region CGTCTATAGCACCCACGCCACTGCGTGCCAATACTTCTACTGCATATCCGCCAACACCTCCAACACCAAAGACAGCAACACGACTACCATTAAGCGTATCGATAGCGGGCTTACCAAGAAGAAGTTGGATTCTTGAGAATTGATTCTGCATTATATTCTTTATTATCCTTTATTTGACTACAAAGATACAACAAAAAAGCGAGTTAGAAGCATCATCCCTCACTGACAATACGAATAGACAGTGGTTCGATGGTGATTAGATGACGCTTATAGAGGTCACCAACAGCACGTTTATAAACCTTCTTAGAGACTTGGAAACGGCGTTTGATATCCTCTGCCTCGCTCTTATCGCCAAGATCACATACACCACCATGATCCTTCAAATACTGAAGCAGAACTTCCGCAAAGTCTTCCGCATGCTGTTGACCTGTAGGCTGAAGTGTACAATCAATCTTACCATCACGACGAACAGTAGAGATATAACCCTTTAGGCGGTCGCCAGTATGAACATATTGGAACACCTGATCTTCATAGATAAGGCCTGCATAGCGGTTATCTACAATGACTTTGAAGCCAAGATCGGTCTTCTGCCATATCAACAAGTCAACTTCCTGTCCATGCTTATAGCCACGTGGCTGCTCGTCAAGATAGCGCTCTACCTTTGCTGAGGCAACAAGGCGATAGCTCTCTTCGTCAAGATGAATATAAACAATATAGCTATTGCCGATAGTCATACGTTTCTTCTGTTCACGGAAAGGACAGAAGAGGTCTTTCATCACACCCCAAGAGAGGAATGCCCCATACTCATTCACCCACGAACACTCCAAGTAAGCGAAGTCGCCTACCTGCGCCAAAGGTTCCTCCGTAGTAGCAATTGGGCGTTCATCCTGATCGAGATAAACGAACACTTCCAGCTCATCCCCAATCTCCGTACCCTCTGGGACATATTTCTGAGGCATGAGAATCTCGCCAGCCGGACCACCATCAAGATAGATTCCAAATGGATCACCATTGCCTTCACGCAAGGCAATCTTCTGTACTGTGAGCGTATTGTATGCTCCAAGCTTTATTTTAGACATAATGTTCAATATTTAATTAGCTTAAGCCAGAATGACATAAAGACATATTTTTTCAATGACATATTTATTTTGCCGAGCTTAAATGCGATTTTCTTTTAGGAATGAGGACTATAAACTCTGTACTTGCGTTTTATTTCTAATCTTTCTGCAGCACCAAAGTTTATAAGCAGACCATTATCTACTCCAGCTACTGAAAGGTAGTTTACCAATTGAATTGCGTGTGCTGGAAGTAACTGAGCAACTGCTTTTAGTTCGATGATAACACATCCTTCTACAACAATATCTGCTCTGAAATCACCTATAATATGTCCTTTATATCGAACAGGCATTTCTACTTCATCCTCCACTTTAAGTCCAGCGTCTCT harbors:
- a CDS encoding CvfB family protein — translated: MSKIKLGAYNTLTVQKIALREGNGDPFGIYLDGGPAGEILMPQKYVPEGTEIGDELEVFVYLDQDERPIATTEEPLAQVGDFAYLECSWVNEYGAFLSWGVMKDLFCPFREQKKRMTIGNSYIVYIHLDEESYRLVASAKVERYLDEQPRGYKHGQEVDLLIWQKTDLGFKVIVDNRYAGLIYEDQVFQYVHTGDRLKGYISTVRRDGKIDCTLQPTGQQHAEDFAEVLLQYLKDHGGVCDLGDKSEAEDIKRRFQVSKKVYKRAVGDLYKRHLITIEPLSIRIVSEG
- a CDS encoding GxxExxY protein; its protein translation is MNTEEVIKLIINKAYEVRSHFVAGYLESVYKKALLIELRDAGLKVEDEVEMPVRYKGHIIGDFRADIVVEGCVIIELKAVAQLLPAHAIQLVNYLSVAGVDNGLLINFGAAERLEIKRKYRVYSPHS